tagctcattttgggtatgattttgatgatgatagtgttatatgtgaagtcaatgccttattagactctataccactgctagacactaataaatggaaacccaaactagaacctctaattttgtcagagtctcgactagttctattagacgagaaagctccgaccttgacccttaagtcattaagttctgaatttttttgtcttgatgatattgataatgaaactgttttaaatgataatgggtctatgaatcgtgatattattgctccattgagctatTGTTCCGCGGATGAATTCGAACCAATATTAGCTGCGAAAatcatttcagctgatttagagaGTGCTACGCGAATAGAAATTGTCAAATAATCTAAACCTGTTGCTTATGGGAGTGATGTAATTTGCACTTACAATTTTCTAGTGGGAATGAATTTAAACATCTTTCTGGAGGTTTATAGTATTtccaggtgcatattttcagctgaccagattagttgggatgatcctcaaccttttagactctatatatatgattggatgtctactttggggcaccaacctcaccttgtttgagactacatgctattggaaagttgggaaacaaatacatttcgcgtcatgggagtcaacccatcagatttgttccctcttctctatctccaatttttattgtttatttttgtatttcccatcttaatttctacgttggatgactcaattacattgaggacaatgtaatgtttaagtgtgggggagtggatatttatccatatttttgcaggttttcacttttcttagaaataaaaaaaaaatcaattgcagaatatctctgttttgctcgaggactagcaaaatataagtgtgggggtgttgataaacaTGTATATGCTAAATTttacacccatatttatattagctatgatacaatagttactgatactattttagtgcttttatagaaagtacaagtgaattcgatcatccagcgaataaacaggaaaatgtgagacttaatggtgtttgaaacgaaaatggaaaaatatgGTTGGCCGTGTAtatccatatatcaacaaccataatgatgaaatgtggttgacctggtatttccatgtatcagcaaccacaatgatcaactatgctggcctggtatttctatatatcagcagcacttattaagctggcctggtatttccatgtatcagcagccgggttggcatggtatttccatgtatcagcaaccacaattatgaaatggggttgtcctggtatttccatatatcaacaaccacaatgatgaaatgaggttggcctggtatttccatatatcagcaaccacaatgaaaaaaatggcaaaatgtagctggcctggtatctccatatatatcagcagcataaaattgtttcataggcgaggcacaaacgcagaaaatgaattgaaatcaaagtgggttggcacatggaaactgaaaatgggagtattttatctttcttactttattacaaatatattccaccgggaaagataatttattttccatgtgaagaattaattgaggaatatttacacgtgagattatttcgGAAataagtaactctttcttcatttgagagattttggaaataaggagagattattatttcattggaagaacgaggtggcaatactatttggggaaagatactgatgacgacatcaacttgcatgcaagatattttcatacaataatttattttgattctttaattaatgaaataaaagaaagggaaggttataagaaagggtgtcgactatttgagaggagagcccggccacggggccgtaagtagagaagggttttgaagttttgttttcgattcttcatttttcattagctagagtttgattttaatatgtttatggcttttgagaaagccatgtctagctaaagtcatgttagggtttaggcagaaaccaatttaattgtgtaaactctacatttatatgctcaataatgatttgaatgactagtagtttttcttcatatggcttggtattttatttttcatgtgaatttcttgattatttatgcttttcaattgatatggcgtgctttggttaagttctttgacgtgatatgctttaggattgataggtaatgctttagaatcactacccatgaagcgaagaaaattacaacggagaaataatattttaaaatgcatggaatatatttttaatgactagtagaatttgcataattagttggtggaaaccgaaaatcctaataacccgctctcattttgtttactgttagaattattattatttcattttgttccaaatttatgaaaatcgttcaaacatcatcttgtcgattagttagttttgatattaattagcaGTAGTATTGCACACTCCTCGtaggaacgacctgtacttgccattgttctgctagttatacactatgcacttgcagtattttattgtaggtttcccaacctaccacaATACAGTTGGACTGGCGAGTTAACTGACTCACAGAAATAAGATTGAATTTAAAATTCGGAATCTGATGCACATTTGAAAGCTTAAGCGCGGGCGAAAAAACCACCTCGCCAATATGTTTAACCACAGAGAATGATCCATCCGGTAATTGCATTTGAATAATGATTTGATAAGAAGTGAAAAATTGTAAAGAATTGCAAATGTGGTGTGTAACACCACTGTCGACAAACCATGGATCAATAAAAGATGTAGTTAAAATCGTACCTGCGAAATTGGCATGATGCTCCATCTGTGCAGACTCATCTGGAGGATTGATAAGAGATAGGAGACGAGCATACTGATCAGCGGACAAAGTTGGAATGGCTGGTTGAATTGCAGTTGAATCAGGCGGCATGTctgtagcagcagcaacaactgGCAAGCTGTTGGAGGGAGTAGGAAATCCATGCAGCTTATATCATTTATCCCGTACATGTCCATGCTTGTTGAAGTAATCGTAAAATGGTCTCTGGCGTTTGTTCTGACTTGCAGGAGGACGAGATGAGGAACGAAAGTGCCCGTTGGTGTTAAGTGCAGCTGATTCGACAGCATGCATAGGGGTAGCAGTGATGTTATGCTGCTCTTCTTCCTGCTGGACGAGATTAAAAATTCTCAAAGCAGTGGGGAACGGTTCCATAGTCAAGATCTGACTACGGAGGTTGGAGAATCTGTCGTGAAGGCCTTGCAAGAACTCCATTGCACAATCACGTTCCAATCGTTCCATCATTGATTTTCCAGCACCACATATGCAGGCTTCCGTGGTTGCTACCAGTGAGTCATACTGATCCCAGagggttttgattttcgtgtAGTAAAGTGATACCGGCATTGATTCTTGACGAATACTAGCAATAGCATACTTAAGACGAAAAAGGATTGGAGCGTTGGAAATACAAAACCTTACCTGTAGGTCTTTCCATATCGCATGAGACGATGCAACATACAAATAACTTGCTCTAATATCTGGGTGTACATAATTAAGCAACCAACTGCCTACCAAGTCATCACACCTTTTCCAGCACCTGTGGGTTAGATCATCAGCAGGTCGAGGCAACGAGCCACTGACGAAACTCAATTTTCCTTTAGCATTCAATGCCTTTGTAATACCTCTTACCAATGAACCATAGTTATCTCCCTGGAGAACTGGAGAGAAAAGAACAGTTGCGGGATTATCACTAGGGTGAATGACGTAAGGATCTAGGATAAGTCTAGAGTTTCCATTGGATTGATTTTCTTGATGTTGATGGGTTGGAGAAGGTGGAGGAGATGCATCGGTTCCAGCCATTGTGAGAGGTTCAGAGATTGATcggaagagataaaaaaaattatggttttaggatcattacaAGGAAGATACCATCTTAGATTTAGAATTCGTTATACGAAGTCTCACAATTGTGTAGACTTTGATTTCATTGATCACTTATTTATATGAGTACATACAGAGAAGTATTCAATCTAAGTTAAACAAGAATGACGAGATTACAGGGTGTTTTTCTTCTGGTTACAACTTTGTTACAACAAGTATGGATACATAAGACTCGGACTCAGCTGAAGACTTGCATCTGGTGGAAGTTGTTGACTGTGTAGTTGCGGCAAGATTTGGTTCTATTGGTGGCAGTAGACTGCTCAGCTGGGGCAGGACATTTACATGTCCAATACAAGACTTTGTATAAAGTTATTGAATACTGCAGGAAACATGCTGAAAGTGACGATCAGGCCGATGACAAAGCTAAGGATGAACTTAAGGCCTTTGATGCTGAGTTTGTTAATGTCGAGCAACCTGTGCTGTTCGAGTATATCTTGGCTGCAAATTATTTGGATGTTAAGGGCTTGTTGGATTTGACTTGCCAGACAGTAGCTGATATGATCAAGGGAAAAACACCAGAGAAGATTCGCACGATGTTCAACATTGAGAATGATTTCACCCCTGAGGAAGAGGCGGCGATCAGGCAGGAGAACCAGTGGGCTTTCGAATGATTTGAAAGCTGAAACCATATATCTAGGGTGTTCTTTTAggatttcttctagggtttctttTTAATTAGTTTAAGTACAtttctttttgttaatttttgataTATAGCTGAGACAATTTAATCTGATTAATGGATATTTAGTTTTGTTATcgagtttttttcttttaaatttaacatgcatgttagaaaattgatttttttttctttctctctggtGGTCGATGTAAAAACAATAATCAAGCCAAGCATACTGGTTTTTACACCGAAGGGAAACATTGTCGCTCGTTCGCTAAGTACCATACCAACTTCCCATGCATGCGCAGAAAGAAAGGGTTTAATCCAAGTATGTACCACGCGCGACTATTATTAGCTGTATTTTTTAATGGGATTAGTAACAACTGATACTCCCGGTTTCAGCCGTCCTTACGAACATTCCGTTTTTCCTGATTTCGTTGAGCGAATTTGATACTCTTCTTTTGGAGACTAATATACCTTGGATATAGGGGTGAGTATGGgtcggtatggaccggttttcacctcatccACACCCAATCCAATtcactacggatttcaaattcggcatccacatccaatccaacatcaaatgaatttgcatccaatggatgtaTGGATAAATGGATTGGGTGCAGATAATCCAATGGACTTGTGTTAGTTAAGATTTATAATGAGAAAATAAAGTCAatatagatgacttcttatagaacctaaacattttatatatgtatataaatatagaaTTTCCATGAGcaacactccaagcaaacacTTTAAAAGTTCCAAAACTATCTGtatattttctaaaaactatataaatatcCTTAATCTAAcgggtatggatgtccaacggattttcaaggttgtatCCGGGTCCAatccgtaatccgttggatttcaaaaatctcatccgCGTCCAACCCATTAATGAATGGTCCGGACATCCATCCACACAAATACAGTTGGTCCTGATTAAATCCCCGGATGACGgataaaatgctcacccctacttgGATATGTATATCATTAACAAATTTGAAATACTTCTTCCAAAAACCCACGGAACTTGATTAAATAGAGGAATTCCTTATATATAGCCGATTGATGGCTTCACGTCACTAAATACATATAGCCCATCTCATAAGGCTTCACTTCACTAAATACATATAGCCCATCTCATAACCCAAAATATATCCGCAGAGTTTATAAGAATTCTAGAAACtaagggcctgtttggtacagtattgaaaaatagttttcaaaaatagttttccactgttttaaaaacatacccttttttccttgttttcattttctaaaaattgtttggtaaactgtttttgaaaacaaggaaaaccaactaaatcggatcaaatgtaaagattcgtctaagagatagtgatattagccatgactcacttgcagtcattccccatctcttactttgttctgaaaagaagaaaagaataaagaaaagaaaaaaagagaaaacacagaaaacaataatttgttgttttcatttttttgtttttaaaaacagaaaacagatatagaacattttctgaaaatgtccttaccaaacgcgttttctcctgttttctgttttctctgtttttaaaaacagaaaactgtttttgaaaactataccaaacaggacctaAAACATCACGAAACAGAAATAGGTATTGTAATTCTTATTCTCTGATTCTTTGATTTTCTAAAGATTTTTCCTATTTAATTTTTCTAATCCGattattctttatttttttcagatttcatcccttcacTCCTCCTACCCAAACCTGGGGACTAGGGTTTTCTACTGAAGCAGTTGAAGCAACGTCGGCTGGATTTCCTTGTGGTGCTCTTCTACCATGACTTATTGTCAGTATGAAGATTTTATTTTCAGAAAAGCATATCTTAGATGCTCCTTATTTTATCAATTCCACAAATCTCTCTAGACTCAGTCGTGCAAGCTAAACCAATTTTATACACTTCTGTGTAATCATTCTCCCCTACTGCCTACTATTACAAAGAGTCAGTAAACATTATCAGCTTTCTCCCCAAGTTTTTGATTACAATTCCTTTAGTCACAAGTTTGGTGCATGAAGAACACTTGGCAATTCCCCCTACTCCTTTCCCTAGTGTTTCTCATACTTATATTTCTTAATTCCATTATAATTTCCTTTGCAAGGCTTGTAAATCTACTGAAAGTTGATAATCCAGAAAAAACCACCCAAATACCCAACTTCACTAAATACTCTTGCATTAACTCCATTCACCTTCTAGTTCATATCAATATCAATTCAATGGCCTCCACTTCCTCACACATTGAGAATCTTTCTTCCAATCAAACTACAACATTTCTCAGAGAGCTACTAGACATGTTAACGTACAAGAAAGCGAAATATTTGTTGAATCTTATGTTCTTATAGGCTATGCTTGTACATAAGCATTTGTTACTAGAAACTCAACCAGCTTTGCAATAAAGAAAAGATGGGGTGCTGAGAGGGAAGTCATCATCATCACTACAAATCACAGGTATGTCTTCATCTTTCGCATACACTCTAGAGATGTGTTTCAAAGAGTGCTCAGAGGAAGACCTCATTCAGTTGGTGGGAATCTTCTTGTCCTTCTTCCATGGCAGTTTCACATGAATGTGCAGAATGCAATTTTCCAGTTTGAAGTTTTCTTTATTGAGTTTAGATTGAGATATGACTTGGCTagagacaatatagctcaaatgATTGCTTCTCAGGCTGGAGAACCTATAACTACTTTCAAAAGAAATGCTACTGGTGTTGTGAAGGCTAAGGTCATAGTTGATGTTAGTTTACCTTTAGTAAGGAAAGTTCAAATTACACTTGAAGATGGTGAAAGAATCAGAATTGCAATCTTCTATATGGGTTTTCCATCTGTAACATGCAGACATTAATTGCTATGTTTTTAACCATAATGAAAACTATTGCGGAATGGTTGCGAATATTGGGTGGTTAGCTGTTCTTGTTTTGAATCTTCAAGGTGTGGATCCATTTGATGAGCAAGTAACAATATTGAAGAGGATCAGAATGCTCAAATTCAAGAAAATCATGTGGAGGTAGTTCAAGGAAATGATGTTGTGGAAGATAATAATGTGATTCCAGATAATGGGGTTGCTGTGAATCCTGGTAATGTGCCTAGAAACTAGGATAACCAATTTATGTAAGTAGAAGTAGAAAATGAGCTTGAGAAAAATCCTCCCAATTTTCCAACAACAATCCAAGCAGTCTACTCCTCTGAGATTAATATGCATGAACAAAGAGCTAGCAAGAGAAGAAGGGGAGAAGACATAATTTCTGACATCATGGACTTGGAGAACTATCATAGAGAGATTGGTACGGCCCTCAATAGGATGTCTGAGGAAGTTAATAAAGGGAAAAATGCTGTAACTGAAATGGGTGAATCTTCTGGAAGTACAAATGATGATGATTCTACTGTCAAAGATCAAGGAAATACaatggttgttgttgttttttcttctgTGGATGCTGAAAACCAAGTCACTCTTCCTAATCATGTTCCTTTGTTTTTTATCTCATAAATCATATTTTTACGTTGTTTCCTGCTTTTACTGTTCAACTTACCTTATTTATCTAAATTTAACTCAAACCTTTACACTCTTTTGTTTGTGCATATGCTCTGTGTTTTCATATCCTTTTGAAACCATCTACAACTTAGTGTCTAGTTTTAAAGTCTTGTTTATTGCTTTTTCCAAATTCCGCTTATATTCGACTACAAAGAAAATACTAGCATGGAACGTGCAAGGGATTGGAAAACCCCTTACTAGAAATCATCTTAAATATCTTATTAGGAAGAATAACCCTGACTTTATTTTTCTGGCAGAAACTAAAGATACTAATGATAACATGAATATCTTAGCTAGAAATCTAAAATTTCATGATTGGCTAGTTGTCCCTAGGATAGGTCTTTCTGGTGGTTTTCTCATTGCTTGACACAATAATATCAAAGTGAAATGTATTActgaattttttgatatttgtttttttGGACTGCATGATTGTTTTAACAACTCTCGGAATTTGGTTTGCATGCATGGGTCTCTTAATACTCAAGGATAAAATCCTAATGGgaaaaaattaatttcttttGTCACTTAAATTCTAATTTTCCTTGGATCGTTATATGTGAAATAAATTTCATTTTACATATTAACGATAAACAGGTAGGAAATAATAACTTTAACACTAATAAGTTATTCATGATAACATACAGTCTCTTGATTTAACGGACCTTAGAGTTCAGTGCATCCCTTTTACATGGTCTAACAATAGAGATGGCcaggaaaacaccaaagaacataTAGATAGAGTCTTAGCTCTCCTAATAGGTCACTCTTTTACCCTCGTGCTACTGTTAGTCATCTTTTTAGAGTGGGATCTGATCACACCCCTATTCTGTTAAGATGTAAACATTTGAATCAACATTTTCGCAGACCTTTTAAAATCATCAGAACTTGGTGAAGTCATGAAAATTTTACTAACCCAATCCTTCATAATTGGAACTGTAATTTCAATGGGTCTAATGCTTACAAGCTTCACGGGAAGCTTAAAAACCTTTCTTACATCTTAAATAAGTGAAATACGAATGTATTTGGTAACATTTTCCAAAACATTgacaatcttaataaaaaaatagaatCCCTCCACATTATAAATCCTTTACCTATTCTAGAAATTAAAGTTACTCAAAACAATCTAGATATCTGGTATAATAGAGAATCCGATTATTGGAACCACCTTTCGAAAGAtaaattctttcaagattttgaCAAGAATACTGCTTTCTTACATCAAGCTGCTAATAATAGAAAAAGAATTAACCATATTAATTCTCTTAGAGATGATACTGACCCCTGGATTGAGGATATTCCTCAATTACATAATATGCTGataaaatatttcaaaaatataAGCACCACTATTAATGCACAACATTTGGACATCCTTAAAACTCTTATTCATCCTTGTATTAATGAAGAAGATAACAATGTGCTCGTTAAAATTCCAGATGAAAGTGAAATAAAAAACACTCTTTTCAGTATGAACCAATGGGGTTCTCTAGGTCCAAACGATTTTCCGcccgtttttttcaaaactcACTGGAACATTATTAAGAACGACATTATCAACCTTGTTCAAGATTTCTTTAGGAAAAAAATTTATTCTCAAAGAAATCAACTATACTTTCATTAATCTAATCCCTAAAGTTCAAAACCCTTCTACCCCTAGTGACTTTCGTCCCATTAGCCTTAGCAACCCTATCTATAAACTTATTTCAAAAATCTTAACCAACAGACTTAAGCCTTTGCTTTATAAACTTATCTCTCAAAATCAGTCTGTTTTTATTCCTGGTCGTCGAATAACTGATAATATCATTGTAGCCCATGAAATCTTACATACCTTGAAAATTTCTAAAAATAAGAATGGCAATATGACTTTAAAAATTGGTATGTGTACAACTTTCGACAGAATTGAGTGAGACTTCCTTAACCAAACTCTTCTTGCTTTTGGTTTTAGTAATGAGTGGTGCCACCTAATATGCAATGCATAACTACTACTTCCTTCTCTATCCTCTTAAATGGTATGCCTGGAGAGATATTCTTCGTCACCAGGGGTCTCCGACAAGGAGACCCTCTTTCCCCCTATCTTTTTATCATCTGCATGGAAATTTTATCAAAACTACTTTTAAAAGCTGAAAATGATAACTTATATGGGGCATTAAAGTCGCAGAAAATGTTTCATCTATCTCTCATTTGTTTTTCACTGACGATTTTTTTCTATTTGCTAAAGCTAACCTTTCCGAAGCCAAAAACATTGTgaatactcttttttttttggtgaaatgACTGGTCATCAAGTCATCAACCTTCATAAGTATGGGATTTATTTTACTCTTAAAATTCctaataaacattgtaagattaTCTCTAAAATTCTTAAAGTTAGAAAAATTTCCAAAAACGATAAATATTTAGGGACTCCCCTCTTTTTCGATAGAAGCAAAGTTAATAACTTTGAACCCTTGTTTAAAAATATTATGCTTCTCTTCAAGGATGGATTGGAAAGATGTTTAATCATGCTGGTCGCACTTTTTTGATAAAAAGCATCTTCAATGCATACCCTAATCACCAAATGCAGTGTTTAGCTTTCCCTAAGAAAACTCTGAATAATTTAGATAAAGTCCAAAGAGATTTCAGgtggcaaaagaaaaaaaagaaaaagtgcaACTATCCTAAAGCGTGGCCTAGCATACGAAAGACATTATACATGGTGGTTTAGGAATTAGAATTCCTCATAAACACAACCTAGCTTTAATCACCAAGTTGGCTTGGAGGCTGATTCAGAACCAGGATCAGCTTTGGGAAAAAATTCTTAAACATAAATACTTCAGAAATCACAACCCTTTGAAAAAGACCAAAAAATACAGAATCTCTTGGATTTGGTCTAGTATAAGAAAAGGATTGGATCGGAAGTCATAAAATCTAACTGTATTTGGCAGGTGAACAATGTAAATGATATTAATATTTGGTCTGACTTCTGGCTTCCCAATCAGTCTACTCTTCTTAAACCTATCAATAATGATAGTAACAGCCCCACTAATGTCAGTGATCTGATTAACATTAATGGCTCTTGGGACATAAACATCATTTCTAAATATATTTATAACTCTGCTTTTAATGCTATCAACACTATAACTATCAATCTGGACAAACCTGATAGGACTAGGTGGCTTTCAACTAGGTCAGGACAGCTTATTACTAAATCTGCTTACAACTTTCTAACCAAAATGAATATCAACAAAGATGAGGCTCGCTTCTGGAAAAAAATCTGGGGTTTAAACAAGTTTCCTAAAATGAATATGTTTTGTTCGAAAATCGTGTCTGGTGCCCTTGCCTTAGGTCACAAAATGTCTAGATATGTTAAAGATTCTTACCCCTTTTGTCTTCTTTGTAACTATTGCATTCTAGAGGATGAAATGCATCTTTTTGTTAATTCTGTTTTTACAAAAAAAAGTTTgggatttctttggttttaagaataTCTACTATCTTAAAAGTCATGAAGTTTTACATTGATTTAATTTTTGGATGAACAATAATACTTTTAAAACTAGTCATGATAAAATCTCTTTCATTATGTGGTCCATCTGGAAATTCAGGGATCATGTTAACTTTGACAAGATTTTGCCATAGGAACAAAAGTTTATTGATATTATTAATACTAACTACCAGAATCACTCTATCCTTAGGCCCTCCTCTATTCATAGATGTTCCATTTCAGACAGAGATGTTAATGAAGATACTAATGTGGATAATTTCAGAGATTTTGACTGGTTTGTTTACTTTGATGCATCCTTTTTGGAATTTGATTTTACCATGGGGTTTGCTATATCTATTCTGGATAAAACAAGAAATAGAAGGATTTGAATCTCAGCAATTGTTGGTTAATCAATGATTGTCAGACTTTGGTGAAAACTATCAATCAATGGAGAAATTAATCATTTATGAAATCTGATTTCACCGTGGGGTTTGCTATATCTATTATGGATAAAACAGGAAATAGAAGGATTTGAATCTCAGCAATTGTTGCTTAATCAATGATTGTCAGACTTTGGTGAAAACTATCAATCAATGGAGAAATTAATCCTGAAGACCTACCATGGAGAACTCAAAATCAAGGTTCTAAAAACGGGTCACGGCCAAGGTCacaggtactaggcgtgaccgttataacgtgttttgacgggtgtgagcacgttttgggtcaaaaacgcgttatataggaataaaacgcgtttttttgacgtttttttaaaataacgggtgtgataatggttaaataagaaataaataatttgtgatctgaatttcctatgtaacggtaattacagctgtgaaaacggttacaaagggtctaaataacgttgttactacgttttttcattttttttggtttaatttatttatttgattttttatttatttgtttatgggtttttaacatacaaatttatggatatctagtaaaattcacaaccctaagtctatgacttataacaatgcattgtagttatcgtctaccgacaatatttatacacgcatactatcactatccacttgatatgttcaagttgtcactcgaataattcaatgcattccccaatatttcaataatgcatattcggattcaaaagcagtcaaaactttgttgtcaaataatactcctaggctcttagctacttgctacaagactaaccaacaaggaatgcaacaggaagagagtcagagactagctagagaaaaacagagtgagagagggaagtcagggagtcgatttatctttttcttttgcatttggaggtgtgtacagtatatgct
This genomic stretch from Papaver somniferum cultivar HN1 chromosome 5, ASM357369v1, whole genome shotgun sequence harbors:
- the LOC113278401 gene encoding SKP1-like protein 1A, encoding MSASKMLTLKSSDGGTFDVEESVALQSQTIKHMIDDDCTDNGIPLPNVTGKILDLEFTLYKVIEYCRKHAESDDQADDKAKDELKAFDAEFVNVEQPVLFEYILAANYLDVKGLLDLTCQTVADMIKGKTPEKIRTMFNIENDFTPEEEAAIRQENQWAFE